From one Caldithrix abyssi DSM 13497 genomic stretch:
- a CDS encoding MFS transporter: MEEAKLSWKFPREYWVANIIELFERAAYYGMFIVLAVYLTREVGFTDVETGWVTGLFASLIYLSPTFTGTLADKMGFRSALLLAFALLSGGYFLLGLWPTKLVAVTALAFIMLGGSFVKPIITGTVAKASDERHRARAYSIFYMMVNIGAFLGKTIAKPLRVELGLRYINFYAAGMAFIALIIVYFMYKDLDTTGKGKSLKEALDGLIRVLKNVRFMALILIVAGFWAIQHQLYATMPKYTLRLVGEHASPEWLANVNPLVVVLFVVPVTHLVRKIQPVSSIGIALLIIPFSALSIALSPVLTAITGDQVSIFGLFTLHPITVALIFGIALQGLAETFLSPRFLEYASKQAPKGEEGLYLGYSHLTTFFANLFAFVSSGYLLDKYCPDPRTLTELQKATAYEHAHYIWYFYAGVGLLAFVLLMIYKYVCDTIDRRRAQQTA, encoded by the coding sequence ATGGAAGAAGCCAAACTTAGCTGGAAGTTTCCCCGTGAATACTGGGTGGCAAACATCATTGAACTGTTTGAACGCGCCGCTTATTACGGCATGTTTATTGTTCTCGCTGTTTATTTGACGCGTGAAGTAGGTTTCACCGATGTGGAAACCGGTTGGGTAACCGGTCTGTTTGCCTCGTTAATCTATTTATCGCCAACCTTTACCGGAACCCTGGCCGATAAAATGGGCTTCCGGTCTGCTTTGCTGCTGGCCTTTGCATTGTTAAGCGGCGGCTATTTTTTACTGGGGCTATGGCCCACCAAGTTGGTTGCCGTGACCGCGCTGGCCTTTATCATGCTGGGCGGCTCTTTTGTTAAACCAATCATTACCGGCACCGTTGCCAAAGCTTCCGATGAAAGACACCGTGCGCGGGCCTATTCCATCTTTTACATGATGGTCAACATCGGCGCCTTTTTAGGCAAAACTATTGCCAAGCCTCTGCGCGTTGAACTGGGACTGCGCTACATCAATTTCTACGCCGCAGGCATGGCTTTTATTGCTCTGATCATCGTTTATTTTATGTACAAAGATCTCGACACCACCGGCAAGGGCAAAAGTTTAAAAGAAGCGCTGGACGGGCTGATTCGTGTATTGAAAAACGTGCGTTTTATGGCGCTGATTTTAATTGTCGCCGGATTCTGGGCCATTCAACACCAGTTGTACGCCACCATGCCTAAATATACTCTGCGACTGGTGGGCGAACACGCATCGCCCGAATGGCTGGCTAATGTCAATCCCCTGGTCGTTGTGCTTTTTGTGGTGCCCGTTACCCATCTGGTGCGTAAAATTCAACCGGTTAGCTCGATTGGCATCGCCTTGCTCATTATCCCCTTTTCGGCGTTGAGCATTGCGCTCAGCCCTGTTTTAACGGCCATTACAGGCGATCAGGTTTCTATTTTCGGTCTGTTTACACTGCATCCCATCACAGTCGCCCTGATCTTCGGCATCGCTTTACAGGGATTGGCCGAAACCTTTCTTTCGCCGCGTTTTTTAGAGTATGCTTCCAAACAGGCCCCAAAAGGTGAAGAAGGGCTTTACCTGGGCTATTCGCACTTAACGACCTTCTTTGCCAATTTGTTTGCTTTTGTCTCAAGCGGTTATCTGCTGGACAAATACTGTCCGGATCCCAGAACTTTGACCGAATTGCAAAAGGCAACCGCTTATGAACATGCGCATTACATCTGGTATTTTTATGCCGGCGTCGGCTTACTGGCATTTGTGTTGTTGATGATTTACAAGTATGTTTGCGATACCATCGATCGAAGGAGAGCACAACAGACTGCGTGA
- the kdsA gene encoding 3-deoxy-8-phosphooctulonate synthase produces MKIIDVAGIKIGPGHPLALIAGPCVIESEDIVLKTAEQVKAIADRLDMPLIFKSSYLKDNRSSAESYQGPGLEKGLKILQKVKDTFGIPVLSDIHDAHDAEACAEVLDVIQVPAFLSMQTTLLLAVARTGKVINVKKGQFLAASDMQTAINKITGQGNDRILLTERGTFFGYHNLIVDMRNLKIMRDLGYPVVLDPTHAIRKYGVSSSDPRGGAKEFIFGLTRAGVAAGVDALFIETHPDCDGALCDAASMLPLQKLEELLKQAKAIDELIKPHLPFDETGLYDYKNYSGK; encoded by the coding sequence ATGAAAATTATTGACGTGGCGGGTATTAAAATCGGCCCGGGACATCCACTGGCGCTCATTGCCGGACCGTGTGTAATCGAAAGCGAAGATATTGTTTTAAAAACGGCAGAACAGGTAAAAGCGATTGCCGATAGACTGGACATGCCATTAATTTTCAAATCGTCCTATTTAAAAGACAACCGATCTTCTGCGGAATCCTACCAGGGCCCGGGTCTGGAAAAGGGTTTGAAGATACTGCAAAAAGTAAAAGATACGTTCGGCATTCCGGTGCTTTCCGATATTCATGATGCGCACGACGCCGAAGCCTGCGCGGAAGTGCTGGATGTTATTCAGGTGCCGGCCTTCCTTTCCATGCAAACAACGCTTTTGCTGGCTGTGGCCCGCACAGGTAAGGTGATCAATGTAAAAAAAGGACAGTTCCTGGCTGCATCGGACATGCAGACGGCCATTAACAAAATAACCGGTCAGGGCAACGACAGAATATTGCTGACCGAGCGTGGTACGTTTTTCGGCTATCACAATCTGATCGTTGATATGCGAAATCTCAAAATCATGCGCGATCTTGGCTATCCGGTGGTGCTGGATCCCACGCATGCCATTCGAAAATACGGCGTCAGTAGCAGCGATCCACGCGGCGGGGCTAAAGAGTTTATTTTTGGTTTAACGCGAGCCGGCGTTGCCGCCGGTGTAGATGCGCTGTTCATCGAAACCCATCCCGATTGCGATGGCGCCCTGTGCGATGCGGCCAGCATGCTTCCCTTGCAAAAACTGGAAGAGCTGCTCAAACAGGCCAAAGCCATCGATGAACTGATCAAACCCCATTTGCCATTTGATGAAACCGGTCTTTACGATTATAAAAATTATTCAGGAAAATAA
- a CDS encoding KdsC family phosphatase produces MRKKLSQIQLILMDVDGVLTAGEIIYSAAGDELKMFNVQDGMGITLARMAGLKTGILTGRKSELVRRRAEELKIDIVSQGSFEKLPEYEKIKQQMQLSDEQICYIGDDVLDIPVLKRVGFSVAVANARDEVKAIADYVTVAEGGKGAVREVIDKILKWQNKLHALIDQLSR; encoded by the coding sequence ATGCGCAAAAAACTTTCTCAAATTCAATTGATTTTAATGGATGTTGACGGCGTGCTAACCGCCGGGGAAATCATCTATTCCGCTGCCGGCGATGAGTTGAAAATGTTTAACGTGCAGGACGGCATGGGAATCACCCTGGCGCGCATGGCCGGGCTTAAAACAGGCATTCTGACCGGGCGTAAATCGGAACTGGTGCGGCGGAGGGCAGAGGAATTAAAAATCGATATCGTTTCGCAGGGCAGTTTTGAAAAATTGCCCGAATATGAGAAGATTAAGCAACAAATGCAATTGAGCGACGAGCAAATTTGCTATATTGGAGACGATGTGCTGGATATTCCCGTTTTGAAGCGTGTCGGTTTTAGTGTGGCGGTGGCCAATGCCCGCGATGAGGTAAAAGCCATTGCCGATTATGTTACGGTGGCCGAAGGCGGCAAGGGCGCCGTGCGCGAAGTAATCGATAAAATCTTAAAATGGCAAAACAAACTTCACGCGCTCATCGATCAGTTGTCACGATAA
- the hisF gene encoding imidazole glycerol phosphate synthase subunit HisF — protein sequence MLTKRIIPCLDVKDGQTVKGVNFVQLRQAGDPVELGKAYAEQGADELVYLDITATVEGRRTFVELVKKVALNLNIPFTVGGGIKSEDDVRLLLDAGADKVSINSAAVRDPDLIERLALAFGSQCVVLAIDARKVGSGWLVYVDGGRTPTKLDAVQWAKEGVQRGAGEILLTSMDHDGTKNGFAVELTRTISEAVAVPVIASGGAGKKEHFVEIFQQGKADAALAASIFHFGEIPIPELKQFLKKQNIAVRL from the coding sequence ATGTTAACCAAACGCATCATTCCCTGTCTGGATGTTAAAGACGGTCAAACGGTAAAGGGCGTCAACTTTGTTCAGCTCCGGCAGGCCGGCGATCCGGTAGAATTAGGTAAAGCCTATGCTGAGCAGGGCGCCGATGAGCTGGTGTACCTGGACATTACCGCCACGGTAGAAGGGCGCCGGACATTTGTGGAACTGGTAAAGAAAGTGGCGCTCAATCTGAATATTCCATTCACGGTTGGAGGCGGAATTAAAAGCGAAGACGATGTACGGCTTTTGTTGGACGCCGGCGCAGATAAAGTTTCCATTAATTCGGCGGCCGTGCGCGACCCTGATTTGATTGAACGATTGGCCTTGGCTTTCGGCAGCCAATGCGTGGTGCTGGCCATTGACGCCAGAAAAGTTGGCAGCGGCTGGCTTGTTTATGTGGATGGCGGACGAACGCCCACGAAGTTAGACGCCGTTCAATGGGCCAAAGAAGGCGTGCAGCGCGGCGCGGGTGAAATTTTGCTCACCTCCATGGATCATGACGGCACCAAAAACGGTTTTGCCGTTGAATTAACGCGAACCATCTCCGAAGCGGTTGCCGTGCCAGTCATTGCTTCCGGCGGAGCGGGCAAAAAAGAGCATTTTGTGGAAATTTTTCAGCAGGGCAAAGCCGATGCCGCCCTGGCCGCCAGTATCTTTCACTTCGGAGAAATTCCCATTCCCGAATTAAAACAATTTTTAAAAAAACAAAATATTGCGGTGCGTTTATGA
- a CDS encoding glycosyltransferase family 2 protein yields MKKIDVSVVLHQEEPQRLLPTLESIFSQTNHDIEILLITSKPQALDQNEMTSGNQNNLLFNLVEVSESQTQGEQLNAAIDRAQGRYILYINNQQSEIRLKQAAIDLLLESVVHHKNAGMIYSDYELEEDGRVTELHLLKHHIGRVRDNQDYGRVFFFVKEALQQIGKADPQLKFNTLYDLRLRLSEKYELVHIANRYNGSLYRVVSRGKKHNVFDYLLASKESQLEAEKVITEHLKRINAYLAPGAFYTERPEPAKDATLKASVIIPVNNRPQFIGSAIESVQAQTVKEVEVIVVVNGGPDDPTVEEVKRYQSGGDKYDPDKPEVRLLVYDINNIGFCLNMGARIARGQYYVQLDSDDRLKPDAVEKILAVYDSDPKIGMVIGSYEVWQLEDDGRYFRMEDLPVVTHDEWTEENGRNNLLRINGAGAPRSLPIPLIREIGFSMNEEPFARNYGEDYHMVLQVSERHRIGRVWEAIYEVVRHSGGTDHNIDQITIDRNDEAKDFMRAEAIKRRQKLNAASN; encoded by the coding sequence ATGAAAAAAATCGATGTATCGGTTGTTTTACATCAGGAAGAACCACAACGTTTATTGCCCACGCTTGAAAGCATTTTTTCGCAGACCAATCATGACATTGAAATATTGTTAATCACCAGTAAGCCGCAGGCCCTGGATCAAAATGAAATGACATCGGGTAACCAAAACAACCTGCTGTTTAATCTGGTTGAAGTCAGCGAATCTCAGACACAGGGAGAGCAATTAAACGCGGCCATCGACAGGGCGCAGGGCAGGTACATCCTTTACATCAATAACCAGCAAAGCGAAATTCGCCTTAAACAAGCGGCCATCGATTTGCTATTGGAATCGGTAGTTCATCATAAAAATGCAGGTATGATCTACAGCGATTACGAGCTGGAAGAAGACGGACGTGTTACGGAATTGCATCTTTTAAAACACCATATTGGCCGGGTGCGCGACAATCAGGATTACGGACGCGTCTTTTTCTTTGTCAAAGAGGCCCTGCAGCAAATCGGGAAAGCCGATCCTCAATTAAAATTCAATACGCTTTACGATCTTCGCCTGCGACTTTCGGAAAAGTACGAACTGGTGCATATTGCCAATCGTTACAATGGTTCGCTCTACCGCGTTGTTTCCAGAGGAAAAAAACACAACGTATTCGACTATTTACTGGCCAGTAAAGAAAGCCAGTTAGAGGCGGAAAAGGTGATTACGGAACACCTGAAGCGCATTAACGCCTACCTGGCGCCCGGCGCTTTTTACACCGAACGCCCTGAACCGGCGAAAGACGCCACTTTAAAAGCTTCGGTGATCATTCCGGTTAATAATCGTCCTCAATTCATCGGAAGCGCCATCGAAAGCGTGCAGGCCCAGACCGTAAAAGAAGTGGAAGTTATTGTAGTGGTTAACGGTGGGCCGGATGATCCGACAGTAGAAGAAGTTAAACGTTACCAATCTGGCGGCGACAAGTACGATCCCGATAAACCTGAAGTTCGCCTGTTGGTTTACGATATCAATAATATTGGTTTTTGCCTGAATATGGGCGCCAGAATCGCTCGCGGCCAGTACTACGTGCAACTGGATTCCGACGATCGTTTAAAACCGGATGCCGTGGAAAAGATATTGGCCGTTTACGACAGCGATCCTAAAATTGGCATGGTGATCGGGTCTTACGAAGTATGGCAACTGGAAGACGACGGCCGATATTTTAGAATGGAAGATTTGCCGGTGGTTACACACGATGAATGGACCGAAGAGAACGGTCGCAACAACCTGCTGCGCATTAACGGCGCAGGCGCTCCGCGATCTTTACCCATCCCGTTAATTCGGGAGATCGGTTTTAGCATGAATGAAGAACCCTTTGCCCGCAACTACGGCGAAGACTACCACATGGTGCTGCAGGTCAGCGAACGCCACCGCATCGGCCGCGTGTGGGAAGCCATTTACGAGGTGGTTCGTCACTCCGGCGGAACCGATCACAACATCGATCAAATTACCATCGATCGCAACGACGAAGCCAAAGATTTTATGCGCGCCGAAGCCATTAAACGTCGCCAAAAACTGAACGCCGCCAGCAACTAA
- a CDS encoding CsgG/HfaB family protein yields MFVSKKILAFLILLIPGFMAPLTAQIHVAITSFENQTDEILLDGWQRNLPDYLSVELGASQNLILLERNRLKEIFAEMHLALSGFVQNPTLAEKIGKLAGADVILSGVITKVGQNYVILAHITRVKTGEVMVEKVEAPDNKHFAQMAHLLGNNIRFRLTGEGKYQQKVSLKRYPTAYFLLGALVSGMTAGLLEKNAQNAYDDYHAATSLKDFDRYYDKANRLNRLSDAFWGLAGISLVGATVSWLKNMKQKDLKAGSEKGPSINYQWDFYERGARFGFTIRF; encoded by the coding sequence ATGTTTGTATCGAAAAAAATCCTGGCCTTTTTAATCCTTTTAATACCGGGTTTTATGGCGCCGTTAACAGCGCAAATTCACGTGGCCATCACCAGCTTTGAAAATCAAACCGATGAAATCCTGCTCGACGGCTGGCAGCGCAATTTACCCGATTATTTAAGCGTGGAACTGGGCGCCTCGCAAAACCTGATTTTACTTGAGCGTAACCGGCTGAAAGAAATATTTGCCGAAATGCACCTGGCCCTGAGCGGCTTTGTGCAAAACCCGACGCTGGCTGAAAAAATCGGTAAACTGGCCGGCGCGGATGTAATCCTGAGCGGCGTAATTACAAAAGTGGGCCAAAACTATGTGATTTTAGCCCATATCACGCGCGTGAAAACAGGCGAGGTAATGGTCGAAAAAGTGGAAGCGCCGGACAATAAACATTTCGCGCAGATGGCTCATTTGCTGGGCAACAATATTCGCTTTCGCCTGACCGGCGAAGGGAAGTACCAACAAAAAGTTTCATTGAAGCGCTACCCAACCGCTTACTTTTTGTTGGGCGCTCTGGTCAGCGGTATGACCGCCGGCCTGTTAGAAAAGAATGCTCAAAATGCCTATGATGATTACCACGCGGCGACATCTTTAAAAGACTTTGATCGGTATTACGATAAGGCTAACCGGTTAAATCGGCTTTCGGATGCCTTTTGGGGACTGGCCGGAATCAGTCTGGTTGGCGCAACCGTTAGCTGGCTAAAAAATATGAAGCAGAAGGATTTAAAGGCGGGCTCCGAAAAGGGGCCCTCGATTAATTACCAGTGGGATTTTTATGAAAGAGGGGCGCGGTTTGGCTTTACGATTCGTTTTTAA
- a CDS encoding type 1 glutamine amidotransferase domain-containing protein: protein MSIEDKRILFFVEDLYEDLELWYPKLRLLEAGAKVLVAGPQKGKIYRGKNGYPCQAEAAIDEISFEDFDGLILSGGFAPDKLRRMDKVKHITAEIHQRGKLIAHICHGGWIAISAGIVKGFTCTSTPGIKDDLENAGAKWVDQPVVVDRNMISSRRPDDLPQFCKAIINFYKS, encoded by the coding sequence ATGTCTATAGAAGATAAACGCATTCTGTTTTTTGTGGAAGACCTTTACGAAGACCTGGAACTATGGTATCCGAAGCTCAGATTACTGGAAGCCGGGGCCAAAGTGCTGGTTGCCGGGCCGCAAAAGGGAAAGATCTACAGGGGGAAAAACGGTTATCCCTGCCAGGCGGAGGCAGCTATTGATGAAATCAGCTTTGAAGATTTCGATGGTCTGATTCTTTCCGGAGGATTTGCACCCGATAAGTTAAGGCGTATGGATAAGGTAAAACACATTACCGCCGAAATCCACCAACGCGGCAAGTTAATCGCCCATATCTGTCACGGCGGTTGGATCGCTATTTCGGCAGGCATTGTAAAGGGCTTTACCTGCACTTCCACGCCGGGTATTAAAGACGATCTGGAAAATGCCGGCGCCAAATGGGTAGATCAACCGGTAGTGGTGGACCGCAACATGATTTCCAGCCGACGACCGGACGACCTGCCGCAATTTTGCAAGGCGATCATTAATTTCTACAAAAGTTGA
- the hisA gene encoding 1-(5-phosphoribosyl)-5-[(5-phosphoribosylamino)methylideneamino]imidazole-4-carboxamide isomerase, with amino-acid sequence MNMKQKMQLIPAIDLIDGQCVRLTRGAYDSKTVYSRDPLEQAKIFAGAGFKRLHLVDLDGARLGRVINLKVLEKIKQNTSLVVDFGGGVRTTYDVQQVFDAGADFLTAGSIAAKNSALVENWMQKFGGERIILGADVKGERIAIHGWQEEASWTIYDLIAFYLPRGVKTVICTDVDRDGMLQGPNVELYHQLRKRFPELKIIASGGVKDVDDFAALQQAGVNGVIFGKAYYEGFIQLEELKDYLC; translated from the coding sequence ATGAATATGAAACAAAAAATGCAGTTAATTCCGGCTATTGATTTAATCGACGGGCAGTGCGTACGCCTTACGCGCGGCGCTTATGATTCCAAAACGGTTTATTCACGTGACCCGCTGGAGCAGGCGAAAATATTCGCCGGGGCTGGCTTTAAACGCCTGCATCTGGTTGACCTGGACGGCGCCCGGCTGGGACGCGTCATCAATCTGAAAGTACTGGAAAAAATCAAGCAAAACACCAGTCTGGTTGTAGATTTTGGCGGCGGCGTTCGCACGACCTATGATGTGCAACAGGTATTTGACGCCGGCGCCGATTTTCTGACGGCCGGCAGCATTGCTGCTAAAAATTCCGCGCTGGTGGAAAACTGGATGCAAAAGTTTGGCGGCGAGAGAATTATTCTGGGCGCCGACGTGAAAGGGGAGCGCATCGCCATCCACGGCTGGCAGGAAGAAGCGTCATGGACAATTTATGACCTCATTGCATTTTATCTGCCCAGAGGCGTTAAAACGGTGATCTGTACGGATGTCGATAGAGACGGCATGCTGCAGGGGCCCAATGTGGAACTTTACCATCAGTTGCGCAAACGCTTTCCAGAGCTAAAGATCATTGCCAGCGGCGGGGTGAAGGATGTGGACGACTTTGCCGCGTTGCAACAGGCTGGCGTTAATGGCGTGATTTTTGGGAAAGCCTATTACGAGGGCTTTATTCAACTGGAAGAACTGAAGGATTACCTATGTTAA
- the hisIE gene encoding bifunctional phosphoribosyl-AMP cyclohydrolase/phosphoribosyl-ATP diphosphatase HisIE produces MKLNFSKNNGLIPAIVQDANTGRVLMLAYMNDEALQKTKESGLVTFFSRSRQKLWTKGETSGNYLKLREILPDCDGDTLLIKAVPTGPVCHTGSDTCFFEENQSSIDFLNQLEALIESRKKELPEGSYTTHLFKKGIKKIAQKVGEEATEVVIDAVTNNKERLLQETADLMYHLLVLLKAHDLSLGDVAQVLEKRHG; encoded by the coding sequence ATGAAGTTAAATTTTAGCAAAAACAACGGTCTGATTCCGGCCATCGTCCAGGATGCCAACACCGGCAGGGTGTTAATGCTGGCCTACATGAATGATGAAGCATTACAAAAAACAAAAGAGAGCGGTTTGGTTACTTTTTTCAGCCGCAGCCGACAAAAACTATGGACCAAAGGCGAAACATCTGGAAATTATTTAAAATTGAGGGAAATTCTACCCGACTGCGACGGCGACACTTTGCTCATTAAAGCTGTGCCTACCGGACCGGTTTGCCACACCGGTAGCGACACCTGTTTTTTTGAAGAAAATCAATCTTCCATCGATTTTTTAAATCAACTGGAAGCATTGATTGAAAGCCGGAAAAAAGAACTGCCAGAAGGATCCTACACCACGCATTTATTCAAAAAAGGAATAAAAAAGATCGCCCAAAAGGTGGGCGAGGAGGCCACGGAAGTGGTGATCGATGCGGTCACCAACAACAAAGAACGTCTGCTGCAAGAAACGGCCGATTTAATGTACCATTTGCTGGTGCTGTTAAAAGCGCACGATTTAAGTCTGGGAGATGTGGCTCAGGTGCTGGAAAAACGTCACGGTTAG
- a CDS encoding transporter: protein MKNLILWFSLLFIFSFNSLFAQYYDAISIDRPGQSNTYTTLKKMRFQIESGFTYTVDKNFPGNENLEMVKMQMASTTLRFGLTKKFELRLGSQFTYQREKILDQKSSISSIEGLNLGAKLRVLESKGIIPDGALLMTVGLPVGSKELISDKVEPGATFIGSHPLSEAARFEYNAGFTYRNADFMEYFYSLVLSVNFSEQTSAFIEVARTDPAKGEALSVFDFGISVLTSRTVIFDIYGGKGLNKEAPDWFISVGGGIRLPR, encoded by the coding sequence ATGAAAAATTTAATTCTCTGGTTCAGTTTGCTTTTTATCTTTTCTTTCAATTCGCTGTTTGCGCAGTATTACGACGCCATTTCTATTGATCGGCCGGGACAATCCAATACTTACACAACGTTGAAAAAAATGCGCTTTCAAATCGAAAGTGGGTTTACCTACACGGTGGACAAAAATTTTCCCGGCAATGAAAATCTGGAAATGGTTAAAATGCAAATGGCCAGTACCACCTTGCGCTTTGGTTTAACCAAGAAATTTGAATTGCGCCTGGGCAGCCAGTTTACCTATCAGCGGGAAAAAATTCTCGATCAAAAATCTTCAATCAGCTCTATTGAAGGGCTTAACCTGGGCGCCAAACTCAGAGTGCTGGAAAGCAAAGGCATTATTCCTGATGGCGCGCTGCTAATGACGGTTGGCTTACCGGTGGGGTCAAAAGAGCTAATTTCCGATAAAGTTGAACCGGGGGCGACGTTCATCGGATCGCATCCTTTGAGCGAGGCCGCGCGTTTTGAGTACAATGCAGGCTTTACCTATCGCAATGCAGACTTTATGGAATATTTTTATTCGCTGGTGCTAAGCGTCAATTTTTCAGAACAAACATCGGCATTTATCGAAGTGGCGCGCACGGATCCGGCAAAAGGCGAAGCGCTATCTGTCTTTGATTTTGGTATCAGTGTTCTGACCAGTCGAACAGTTATCTTTGACATTTACGGAGGTAAAGGGCTAAACAAAGAAGCGCCTGACTGGTTCATCAGCGTGGGTGGTGGAATCCGCCTGCCCAGATAG
- a CDS encoding exo-beta-N-acetylmuramidase NamZ domain-containing protein, with protein sequence MMKKLIFLFFVGAIFIFSGCQARLTKGVTPKRDAEKISPQKVILGIENFLTNYKSLVKGKRVALLTNPSGVDSRLKSTADILFEDKTINLTALFGPEHGIRGAIYAGEHVKNEIDPHTGLPVFSLYGAHKKPTKKMLENVDVILVDIQDIGLRGYTYIYTMALVMEAAAESGKQVIVLDRPNPIDGIRIEGNLVEKGFESFVGLYPIPYRHGMTIGELARYFNQEFDIHCDLQVVPMVGWTRDMLWDQTGLLWVPTSPHVPHWKTILYMGATGTIGELRTISEGVGYTSPFELVGAPWIDGYDFARELNVLNLPGVIFRPLYFKPYYASYKGEVCQGVQLHITNPHTFNSYQTGLYILQTLLKLYPQHDPFKFENRVSMFQKVIGCNWIIEDLKAGHSVSEIALKWQDELEQFKMKREKYLMY encoded by the coding sequence ATGATGAAAAAATTGATTTTTTTATTTTTTGTGGGCGCCATTTTTATTTTTAGCGGCTGCCAGGCCAGGCTTACCAAAGGCGTAACCCCAAAGCGAGACGCTGAAAAAATCTCGCCCCAAAAAGTGATTTTAGGCATCGAGAATTTTTTAACCAATTATAAATCGCTGGTTAAGGGCAAACGCGTGGCTTTATTGACCAATCCCAGCGGGGTTGATTCCCGCTTAAAAAGCACGGCGGATATATTGTTTGAAGACAAAACAATCAATCTTACGGCTCTTTTTGGTCCGGAGCATGGCATTCGCGGCGCCATTTACGCCGGCGAACACGTAAAAAACGAAATCGATCCACATACAGGGTTGCCGGTTTTTAGTCTGTACGGCGCGCACAAAAAGCCCACTAAAAAGATGCTGGAAAACGTTGATGTTATTCTTGTTGATATTCAGGATATCGGGCTGCGAGGCTACACTTACATCTACACCATGGCGCTGGTCATGGAAGCGGCCGCCGAATCCGGCAAACAGGTTATTGTGCTGGATCGCCCCAATCCCATTGACGGCATTAGAATAGAAGGCAATTTAGTTGAAAAAGGTTTTGAATCTTTTGTAGGACTGTACCCCATCCCCTACCGGCATGGCATGACCATTGGCGAGCTGGCCCGGTATTTTAATCAGGAGTTCGATATTCACTGCGATCTGCAGGTTGTGCCCATGGTCGGCTGGACACGCGATATGCTATGGGATCAAACCGGGCTGTTGTGGGTGCCCACCTCGCCGCATGTTCCCCACTGGAAAACCATTCTCTACATGGGCGCCACGGGAACCATTGGCGAATTACGTACCATTTCCGAAGGCGTTGGCTACACCTCACCGTTCGAATTGGTTGGCGCGCCATGGATCGATGGCTATGATTTCGCCCGTGAGCTAAATGTGCTTAATTTACCGGGCGTAATTTTCAGACCACTCTACTTTAAACCCTATTACGCCTCTTACAAGGGAGAGGTCTGTCAGGGCGTACAATTACACATTACCAATCCGCACACTTTCAATTCGTATCAAACCGGATTGTATATTTTACAAACGCTGTTAAAGCTCTATCCGCAGCACGATCCGTTTAAGTTCGAAAATCGCGTTTCCATGTTCCAAAAAGTCATCGGCTGTAACTGGATCATTGAGGACTTGAAAGCCGGCCATAGCGTTTCAGAAATCGCTTTAAAATGGCAGGATGAGCTTGAACAATTTAAAATGAAAAGAGAAAAATATTTAATGTACTAA
- a CDS encoding Ig-like domain-containing protein: protein MNVRFILLLVWGLFLWSGCEQVGELINPKQLPELDERGIVLSQDQVMPRDTIRASIKATNPLEGPLQYDWHADGGSFLPPFDNDTVFWVAPLSGGLYHLWVIVKNEDGESASPRRQINVISTSEPVVNILEPQDGAYFVTGQSCAVTIQAEHENDVSIVRLLINDHLMGESDNAQNGLYLFNITLDETMVGKTALKAEATANNQLQSKGQDVIYIYVGGILPGENEQ, encoded by the coding sequence ATGAACGTTCGATTCATTCTTCTCCTTGTATGGGGGTTGTTTTTGTGGAGTGGCTGCGAACAGGTCGGCGAGCTGATCAATCCAAAGCAGCTGCCGGAACTGGACGAACGGGGTATTGTGCTCTCTCAGGATCAGGTGATGCCGCGCGATACCATTCGCGCCAGCATCAAAGCCACCAATCCGTTGGAAGGCCCGTTACAGTACGACTGGCACGCCGATGGCGGAAGCTTTTTACCGCCCTTCGACAATGATACAGTGTTCTGGGTAGCGCCGTTGAGCGGCGGGCTGTATCATTTGTGGGTGATCGTTAAAAATGAGGATGGTGAAAGCGCTTCGCCCCGCCGGCAGATTAACGTGATCAGTACGTCGGAGCCGGTCGTCAATATTCTTGAACCCCAGGATGGGGCGTATTTTGTTACGGGGCAAAGCTGTGCGGTTACAATACAGGCCGAGCATGAAAACGACGTTTCCATAGTGCGTTTATTGATCAACGACCATTTAATGGGCGAATCGGATAATGCGCAGAACGGCCTCTATCTGTTCAATATTACGCTTGATGAGACGATGGTTGGCAAAACGGCGTTGAAAGCCGAAGCGACCGCCAACAACCAGTTGCAAAGTAAAGGGCAGGATGTAATTTACATTTATGTCGGAGGAATTTTACCCGGTGAAAATGAACAATAA